A region of bacterium DNA encodes the following proteins:
- the rpmJ gene encoding 50S ribosomal protein L36 has translation MKVRASVKPICRKCKVIRRHNVVRVQCENPRHKQRQG, from the coding sequence ATGAAAGTTCGTGCATCTGTCAAGCCCATCTGTCGGAAGTGCAAGGTGATCCGGCGCCACAACGTGGTGCGGGTCCAGTGCGAGAACCCCCGCCACAAGCAGCGGCAGGGATAG